A section of the Drosophila sechellia strain sech25 chromosome 3L, ASM438219v1, whole genome shotgun sequence genome encodes:
- the LOC6605514 gene encoding malate dehydrogenase, mitochondrial — protein MLLLKSLKSQAKLAACRAVVRTLKVAVVGAGGGIGQPLSLLLRRSPGIDELALHDLSEMKGIAADLSHISQTGKVIGFTGEQELESAVSGADVVVVAAGMPRLPGMQRDHLMAANGNIAVKVATAISNASPRAHLAFITNPVNMIVPTAAEVLKAHGTFDSRRLFGITTLDVVRSKKFIGDSMNISPNEVNIPVIGGHAGITILPLISQCQPKYRCDPQEIQKLTHRIQEAGTEVVNAKAGKGSATLSMAYAGATFVDSLLRGIAGQEGLIECAFVASKLTDAPFFASPLELGKDGIKRYIPLPQMSDYEKEALEKLLPILRQNADEGVNFAKTILSGQSHSPIPAALP, from the coding sequence ATGTTGTTACTGAAAAGTCTTAAAAGCCAGGCAAAACTAGCTGCATGCCGAGCTGTGGTCCGCACTTTAAAGGTCGCCGTTGTGGGTGCCGGAGGAGGAATTGGACAACCGCTATCGCTTCTGCTCCGTCGCAGTCCTGGAATCGATGAGCTGGCTCTACATGATCTAAGCGAAATGAAGGGCATTGCTGCGGATCTATCCCATATTAGCCAAACGGGAAAGGTGATAGGTTTTACCGGAGAACAGGAACTAGAGTCGGCGGTGAGTGGAGCTGATGTGGTGGTCGTGGCCGCAGGAATGCCACGTCTGCCAGGAATGCAAAGGGATCACCTGATGGCTGCCAATGGAAATATTGCAGTGAAAGTTGCCACTGCCATTAGCAATGCCTCTCCACGAGCTCATCTTGCCTTTATCACCAATCCCGTCAACATGATTGTGCCCACCGCAGCTGAGGTTCTTAAGGCCCATGGAACTTTTGATTCTCGACGACTCTTCGGTATTACGACTCTGGATGTGGTGCGATCGAAAAAGTTCATTGGTGATTCTATGAACATATCTCCGAATGAAGTTAACATTCCAGTTATTGGTGGCCATGCGGGGATTACAATTCTACCGCTCATTTCGCAGTGTCAGCCGAAATATAGATGTGATCCCCAGGAGATTCAGAAACTAACTCATCGCATTCAGGAGGCGGGCACCGAGGTGGTGAATGCCAAAGCTGGAAAAGGATCTGCCACCCTATCGATGGCTTATGCTGGCGCTACTTTCGTGGACTCCCTGCTGCGTGGAATTGCTGGACAGGAGGGTCTAATCGAGTGCGCCTTTGTCGCCTCCAAGCTAACCGACGCCCCATTCTTCGCTAGTCCATTGGAATTGGGAAAGGATGGTATCAAGCGCTATATACCACTTCCACAGATGAGCGACTACGAAAAGGAGGCTTTGGAAAAGCTACTACCTATTCTACGACAGAATGCCGACGAGGGTGTCAATTTTGCCAAAACGATTTTGAGTGGACAATCACATTCTCCCATTCCAGCGGCCTTGCcgtaa
- the LOC6605513 gene encoding putative odorant receptor 69a isoform X2: MQLHDHMKYIDLGCWMSCIPRYQWKGRPAERQLYASEQRIVFLLGSICQIYQIAGVLIYWYCNGRLATDNGTFVAQLSEMCSSFCITFVGFCNVYAISINRNQIETLLEELHHIYPICTKNHYRCQHYFDMAMRIMRIEFLFYMIFYVCYNSAPVLLLLWEHLHEGYDLSFKTQTNTWFPWKVHGSALGFGMAVLSITVGSFVGVGFSIVTQNLVCLLSFQLKLHYDGISSQLVSLDCRRPGAHKKLRILIAYHCRILQLGDQVNDILNFVFGSSLVGATIAICMSSVSILLLDFASTFKYVSSLVAFVLYNFVICYMGTEVTLAMQLEDFMRYQDLVCQAAQLPRYTWNGRRSLEVKRNLAKRIIFWLGAINLIYHNIGCVMYGYFVDGRTEDPIGYLAELASVASMLGFTIVGTLNLWKMLSLKTHFEHLLNEFEEVFQLTKHRAYRTHHYQEEYKRHIRNTLIFYTSAVAYYNSLPILLMIREHLSNSQQLGYRIQSSTWYPWRVQGSIPGFFAAVVCQIFSCQTNMCVNMFIQFLINFFGIQLEIHFDGLARQLETIDARNPHAKDQLKYLIVYHTKLLNLADGVNRSFNFTFLISLSVSMISTCFLAFSMTMFDFGTSLKHLVGLLLFITYNFSMCRSGTHLILTSDKVLPAAFYNNWYEGDLAYRRMLLILMMRATKPYMWRTYKLAPVSITTYMATLKFSYQMFTCVRSLK, encoded by the exons ATGCAGTTGCACGACCATATGAAGTATATAGACTTGGGTTGCTGGATGTCATGCATACCAAGATATCAATGGAAAGGACGCCCTGCTGAAAGACAGTTGTACGCTTCGGAGCAAAGGATAGTGTTCCTTCTTGGATCCATTTGCCAGATATACCAGATTGCTGGAGTGCTCATCTATTGGTATTGCAATGGACGGCTTGCCACGGACAACGGCACCTTTGTGGCACAATTATCTGAAATGTGCAGTTCTTTTTGTATAACATTTGTGGGATTCTGTAACGTATATGCGATCTCTATAAACCGCAATCAAATTGAAACATTACTCGAGGAGCTTCATCATATATATCCGATATGCACGAAAAATCACTATCGATGCCAGCATTACTTTGACATGGCCATGAGAATAATGCGAATTGAGTTCCTTTTCTATATGATCTTTTACGTGTGCTACAATAGTGCACCAGTATTGTTGCTTCTTTGGGAACACTTGCACGAGGGAtatgatcttagcttcaagaCGCAGACCAACACTTGGTTTCCATGGAAAGTCCATGGGTCGGCACTTGGATTTGGTATGGCTGTACTAAGCATAACCGTGGGTTCCTTTGTGGGCGTGGGCTTCAGTATAGTCACCCAGAATCTTGTTTGCTTGTTATCCTTCCAACTAAAGTTGCACTACGATGGAATATCTAGTCAGTTAGTATCACTTGATTGCCGTCGGCCTGGAGCTCATAAGAAGTTAAGGATTCTCATCGCCTACCACTGCCGGATCCTTCAGCTGGGCGACCAAGTCAATGACATATTGAACTTCGTATTCGGCTCCAGCCTAGTGGGTGCTACTATTGCCATATGTATGTCAAGTGTTTCTATACTGTTACTGGACTTTGCATCTACCTTCAAGTATGTCAGTAGTCTAGTGGCATTCGTCCTCTACAACTTTGTCATCTGCTACATGGGAACCGAGGTCACTTTAGCT ATGCAGTTGGAGGACTTTATGCGGTACCAGGACCTCGTGTGTCAAGCGGCCCAACTTCCCAGATACACGTGGAATGGCAGACGATCCTTGGAAGTCAAACGCAACTTGGCAAAACGCATTATCTTCTGGCTTGGagcaataaatttgatttatcacAATATTGGCTGCGTCATGTACGGATATTTCGTTGATGGAAGAACGGAAGATCCAATTGGTTATTTAGCTGAATTGGCATCTGTGGCCAGCATGCTTGGATTTACCATTGTGGGCACCCTCAACTTGTGGAAGATGCTGAGCCTTAAGACCCATTTTGAGCACTTACTAAATGAATTTGAGGAAGTATTTCAACTAACCAAGCACAGGGCGTATCGCACACACCACTATCAAGAGGAATATAAGCGTCATATAAGAAATACGCTTATTTTCTATACCTCTGCCGTTGCCTACTACAACTCACTACCAATTCTTCTAATGATTCGGGAACATTTGTCGAACTCACAGCAGTTGGGCTATAGGATTCAGAGTAGTACCTGGTATCCCTGGCGGGTTCAGGGATCAATTCCTGGATTTTTTGCTGCTGTAGTCTGTCAAATCTTTTCGTGCCAAACCAATATGTGCGTCAACATGTTTATCCAGTTTCTGATCAACTTTTTTGGTATCCAGCTAGAAATTCACTTTGATGGTTTGGCCAGGCAGCTGGAGACCATCGATGCCCGCAATCCCCATGCTAAGGATCAATTGAAGTATCTGATAGTATATCACACAAAATTGCTTAATCTGGCCGACGGAGTTAATCGATCCTTTAACTTTACGTTTCTCATAAGTCTTTCGGTATCCATGATATCCACCTGTTTTCTGGCATTTTCCATGACCATGTTCGACTTTGGCACCTCTCTAAAACATTTAGTCGGACTTTTGCTATTCATCacatataatttttcaatGTGCCGCAGTGGTACGCACTTGATTTTAACG AGTGACAAAGTATTGCCAGCGGCCTTTTATAACAATTGGTATGAGGGCGATCTTGCTTATCGAAGGATGCTCCTCATCCTGATGATGCGGGCTACGAAACCTTATATGTGGAGAACTTACAAGCTGGCGCCTGTATCCATTACTACATATATGGCA ACATTGAAGTTTTCATATCAAATGTTTACCTGTGTGCGGTCCCTGAAATAA
- the LOC6605512 gene encoding uncharacterized protein LOC6605512 isoform X2: MGMAHISDMIFPRVSKSFLVLVSNGEFIEMNIDVACTLLRSRLLAVQNEIEIFYSALLWLISKYEMRVKYIPRVLGFVKFHMIPSVFLLQWTSNLKDLQPELASNLFHLIHNAMLGQFEYYTETFQSKSMIRCYRRWTLDPKCPYLSQFNANGDFDLSLDVFFRYLRQIHNAPNRFIARLIMKENMEDNIGDAMTITEPSTSKNSEADLEEPSYLDVNYYSGTKSSTSSSRISAGEYNCSVESTSSTEDLDAALNVKAKIESDFSREQRTVYRSAVDSLYLLYKNNSFFDSDLDSSESSTTTSIDSLTDCKNGTVYVTVVNFPAESTADSNARYFSDSSTCSVCDSERESVHDSNVASTPNLSTESCTECSGTASSVYSQTE; this comes from the exons ATGGGTATGGCCCATATAAGCGACATGATATTTCCCAGGGTGAGCAAGTCTTTCCTGGTACTAGTGTCCAATGGAGAGTTCATAGAGATGAATATCGACGTCGCGTGCACTCTGCTGAGATCGAGGCTCTTGGCTGTACAAAACGAGATCGAG attttttaTTCAGCTCTGCTCTGGCTAATATCAAAATATGAGATGCGCGTGAAGTACATTCCCCGTGTGTTGGGCTTCGTAAAATTTCATATGATTCCATCCGTATTTCTTCTTCAATGGACGAGCAATCTCAAAGATCTCCAACCAGAACTTGCGAGTAACCTATTCCACCTTATACACAATGCGATGCTGGGCCAGTTCGAATATTATACGGAAACCTTTCAGTCAAAATCTATGATACGCTGCTATCGGCGCTGGACTTTGGATCCAAAGTGTCCATACTTATCACAATTCAATGCAAACGGTGACTTTGATCTGTCCCTAGATGTATTTTTCCGCTATCTGCGGCAAATACATAATGCACCTAATCGTTTTATAGCTCGATTGATAATGAAGGAAAATATGGAAGATAACATTGGTGATGCAATGACGATAACTGAACCATCGACATCAAAAAATTCCGAAGCAGATTTGGAGGAGCCATCCTATTTGGATGTGAATTATTATAGCGGTACTAAGAGTAGCACATCAAGCTCGCGAATCAGTGCAGGAGAATATAACTGTAGTGTTGAGAGTACAAGTTCTACCGAAGATTTGGATGCCGCTCTTAATGTGAAAGCGAAAATAGAATCCGATTTTTCAAGGGAACAACGGACCGTTTATAGATCGGCAGTCGATAGTTTATATTTGCTTTATAAAAACAATTCCTTTTTTGATTCCGATTTGGATTCTTCTGAATCCTCTACAACCACATCAATAGATTCTCTGACGGATTGCAAAAACGGAACTGTTTATGTTACTGTAGTAAATTTTCCTGCAGAATCCACAGCTGATTCTAACGCAAGGTATTTCTCGGATTCCAGCACATGTTCCGTTTGTGATTCCGAAAGGGAATCCGTTCATGATTCCAATGTAGCGTCTACACCCAATTTGTCTACAGAATCCTGCACAGAGTGTTCCGGTACAGCTTCATCGGTTTATTCACAAACCGAGTAA
- the LOC6605512 gene encoding uncharacterized protein LOC6605512 isoform X1, with protein MEEEDGGMKDITFQLEFMPDSFKRQIKYKSLRKTVFYKKIPLQKKLKLALERNIGPHAYIIVNDTVYKCQVFVLRIYCTLFINNLKRGDVVKFPRDAMSNECFEWAYAWMTSNEIHLPRENILNFLVAAQYLQCTPLIKRIFEFLSDHRTNCELFSFSCYLKARDMGMAHISDMIFPRVSKSFLVLVSNGEFIEMNIDVACTLLRSRLLAVQNEIEIFYSALLWLISKYEMRVKYIPRVLGFVKFHMIPSVFLLQWTSNLKDLQPELASNLFHLIHNAMLGQFEYYTETFQSKSMIRCYRRWTLDPKCPYLSQFNANGDFDLSLDVFFRYLRQIHNAPNRFIARLIMKENMEDNIGDAMTITEPSTSKNSEADLEEPSYLDVNYYSGTKSSTSSSRISAGEYNCSVESTSSTEDLDAALNVKAKIESDFSREQRTVYRSAVDSLYLLYKNNSFFDSDLDSSESSTTTSIDSLTDCKNGTVYVTVVNFPAESTADSNARYFSDSSTCSVCDSERESVHDSNVASTPNLSTESCTECSGTASSVYSQTE; from the exons ATGGAAGAGGAGGATGGCGGAATGAAGGACATTACATTTCAGTTAGAGTTCATGCCTGATAGTTTTAAGAGgcaaatcaaatacaagagcTTGCGTAAAACTGTGTTTTACAAGAAGATTCCTCTGCAGAAGAAACTAAAGCTCGCCCTTGAAAGAAATATCGGTCCCCATGCCTACATAATAGTTAACGATACAGTCTACAAGTGCCAAGTGTTCGTACTCCGCATCTACTGCACGCTGTTTATCAACAACCTTAAGCGGGGTGACGTAGTCAAGTTTCCCAGGGACGCGATGAGCAATGAGTGCTTTGAATGGGCCTATGCCTGGATGACAAGTAATGAGATACATTTGCCGCGTGAGAACATATTGAATTTTCTAGTGGCCGCACAATATTTGCAGTGCACTCCCTTGATCAAGCGCATCTTTGAGTTCCTAAGCGACCACAGAACCAACTGCGAACTTTTTTCATTTAGCTGCTATTTGAAGGCCAGAGATATGGGTATGGCCCATATAAGCGACATGATATTTCCCAGGGTGAGCAAGTCTTTCCTGGTACTAGTGTCCAATGGAGAGTTCATAGAGATGAATATCGACGTCGCGTGCACTCTGCTGAGATCGAGGCTCTTGGCTGTACAAAACGAGATCGAG attttttaTTCAGCTCTGCTCTGGCTAATATCAAAATATGAGATGCGCGTGAAGTACATTCCCCGTGTGTTGGGCTTCGTAAAATTTCATATGATTCCATCCGTATTTCTTCTTCAATGGACGAGCAATCTCAAAGATCTCCAACCAGAACTTGCGAGTAACCTATTCCACCTTATACACAATGCGATGCTGGGCCAGTTCGAATATTATACGGAAACCTTTCAGTCAAAATCTATGATACGCTGCTATCGGCGCTGGACTTTGGATCCAAAGTGTCCATACTTATCACAATTCAATGCAAACGGTGACTTTGATCTGTCCCTAGATGTATTTTTCCGCTATCTGCGGCAAATACATAATGCACCTAATCGTTTTATAGCTCGATTGATAATGAAGGAAAATATGGAAGATAACATTGGTGATGCAATGACGATAACTGAACCATCGACATCAAAAAATTCCGAAGCAGATTTGGAGGAGCCATCCTATTTGGATGTGAATTATTATAGCGGTACTAAGAGTAGCACATCAAGCTCGCGAATCAGTGCAGGAGAATATAACTGTAGTGTTGAGAGTACAAGTTCTACCGAAGATTTGGATGCCGCTCTTAATGTGAAAGCGAAAATAGAATCCGATTTTTCAAGGGAACAACGGACCGTTTATAGATCGGCAGTCGATAGTTTATATTTGCTTTATAAAAACAATTCCTTTTTTGATTCCGATTTGGATTCTTCTGAATCCTCTACAACCACATCAATAGATTCTCTGACGGATTGCAAAAACGGAACTGTTTATGTTACTGTAGTAAATTTTCCTGCAGAATCCACAGCTGATTCTAACGCAAGGTATTTCTCGGATTCCAGCACATGTTCCGTTTGTGATTCCGAAAGGGAATCCGTTCATGATTCCAATGTAGCGTCTACACCCAATTTGTCTACAGAATCCTGCACAGAGTGTTCCGGTACAGCTTCATCGGTTTATTCACAAACCGAGTAA
- the LOC6605513 gene encoding putative odorant receptor 69a isoform X1 yields the protein MQLHDHMKYIDLGCWMSCIPRYQWKGRPAERQLYASEQRIVFLLGSICQIYQIAGVLIYWYCNGRLATDNGTFVAQLSEMCSSFCITFVGFCNVYAISINRNQIETLLEELHHIYPICTKNHYRCQHYFDMAMRIMRIEFLFYMIFYVCYNSAPVLLLLWEHLHEGYDLSFKTQTNTWFPWKVHGSALGFGMAVLSITVGSFVGVGFSIVTQNLVCLLSFQLKLHYDGISSQLVSLDCRRPGAHKKLRILIAYHCRILQLGDQVNDILNFVFGSSLVGATIAICMSSVSILLLDFASTFKYVSSLVAFVLYNFVICYMGTEVTLASDKVLPAAFYNNWYEGDLAYRRMLLILMMRATKPYMWRTYKLAPVSITTYMATLKFSYQMFTCVRSLK from the exons ATGCAGTTGCACGACCATATGAAGTATATAGACTTGGGTTGCTGGATGTCATGCATACCAAGATATCAATGGAAAGGACGCCCTGCTGAAAGACAGTTGTACGCTTCGGAGCAAAGGATAGTGTTCCTTCTTGGATCCATTTGCCAGATATACCAGATTGCTGGAGTGCTCATCTATTGGTATTGCAATGGACGGCTTGCCACGGACAACGGCACCTTTGTGGCACAATTATCTGAAATGTGCAGTTCTTTTTGTATAACATTTGTGGGATTCTGTAACGTATATGCGATCTCTATAAACCGCAATCAAATTGAAACATTACTCGAGGAGCTTCATCATATATATCCGATATGCACGAAAAATCACTATCGATGCCAGCATTACTTTGACATGGCCATGAGAATAATGCGAATTGAGTTCCTTTTCTATATGATCTTTTACGTGTGCTACAATAGTGCACCAGTATTGTTGCTTCTTTGGGAACACTTGCACGAGGGAtatgatcttagcttcaagaCGCAGACCAACACTTGGTTTCCATGGAAAGTCCATGGGTCGGCACTTGGATTTGGTATGGCTGTACTAAGCATAACCGTGGGTTCCTTTGTGGGCGTGGGCTTCAGTATAGTCACCCAGAATCTTGTTTGCTTGTTATCCTTCCAACTAAAGTTGCACTACGATGGAATATCTAGTCAGTTAGTATCACTTGATTGCCGTCGGCCTGGAGCTCATAAGAAGTTAAGGATTCTCATCGCCTACCACTGCCGGATCCTTCAGCTGGGCGACCAAGTCAATGACATATTGAACTTCGTATTCGGCTCCAGCCTAGTGGGTGCTACTATTGCCATATGTATGTCAAGTGTTTCTATACTGTTACTGGACTTTGCATCTACCTTCAAGTATGTCAGTAGTCTAGTGGCATTCGTCCTCTACAACTTTGTCATCTGCTACATGGGAACCGAGGTCACTTTAGCT AGTGACAAAGTATTGCCAGCGGCCTTTTATAACAATTGGTATGAGGGCGATCTTGCTTATCGAAGGATGCTCCTCATCCTGATGATGCGGGCTACGAAACCTTATATGTGGAGAACTTACAAGCTGGCGCCTGTATCCATTACTACATATATGGCA ACATTGAAGTTTTCATATCAAATGTTTACCTGTGTGCGGTCCCTGAAATAA
- the LOC6605515 gene encoding malate dehydrogenase, mitochondrial — translation MFLASTLLTHVGKLPLKVQQLGYINRGLKVAVVGSVGGIGQPLSLLLKQNPLISTLSLYDIKNTTGVGVDLSHINTRASVCPFEGKNGLKKAMDKADIVVIPAGLPRKPGMKREDLVDVNASVACEVAFAASEVCPGAMLAFITNPINVIVPIVATILKAKGTYDPNRLFGVTTLDVVRAQTFVADILNVNPQKVNIPVIGGHTGRTILPILSQCDPPYKGTDKEREALIQRIQNAGTEVVNAKDGLGSATLSMAYAAAQFVSSLIKGIKGSKDECIVECAYVESDVTEAEFFATPLILGPQGVKENTGLPDLDDDERQALDCMLPILKESIAKGIKLGEGMMSSCA, via the coding sequence atgtttttggcCTCTACATTGTTAACCCATGTTGGAAAACTGCCTCTGAAGGTCCAGCAGCTTGGATATATCAACCGAGGCCTCAAGGTCGCCGTTGTGGGATCGGTGGGTGGAATCGGTCAGCCGCTGTCCCTTCTTCTCAAGCAAAATCCGCTAATCTCAACCCTGTCGCTGTACGACATTAAGAATACAACCGGAGTGGGAGTAGACTTATCTCATATCAACACCCGGGCTTCAGTGTGCCCATTTGAGGGTAAGAATGGTTTAAAAAAAGCTATGGATAAGGCTGATATAGTGGTGATACCGGCGGGTTTGCCACGTAAGCCCGGAATGAAGCGCGAAGATTTGGTGGACGTGAATGCCAGCGTTGCCTGCGAAGTGGCTTTTGCGGCTAGCGAAGTTTGTCCCGGTGCCATGCTTGCCTTCATCACGAACCCCATCAATGTGATAGTACCCATCGTGGCCACGATCCTTAAGGCAAAGGGTACATACGACCCGAATCGACTATTTGGTGTCACCACTCTGGATGTGGTACGAGCCCAGACCTTTGTAGCGGACATTCTCAACGTTAATCCACAGAAAGTGAATATACCCGTAATCGGTGGCCATACAGGTCGGACCATCCTGCCCATCCTGTCGCAGTGTGATCCCCCCTATAAGGGTACCGATAAGGAACGCGAGGCTCTGATCCAACGCATCCAAAATGCGGGCACAGAGGTAGTTAATGCCAAGGATGGCCTGGGATCGGCCACCCTATCGATGGCCTATGCAGCCGCTCAGTTTGTAAGCTCGTTGATAAAGGGTATCAAGGGTTCGAAGGACGAGTGCATTGTGGAATGTGCCTATGTGGAGTCCGATGTCACGGAGGCCGAGTTCTTCGCCACCCCACTGATACTGGGACCCCAAGGTGTCAAGGAAAACACAGGATTGCCCGATTTGGATGATGACGAAAGGCAAGCTCTAGATTGTATGCTACCCATTTTGAAGGAGAGTATCGCAAAGGGCATCAAATTGGGCGAGGGTATGATGAGCAGTTGCGCATAA